GGGCAGTAAGGTCGGCAAACTCAAAGCCGTAGAACGAATGTTGAACGAATTCCCATGGACCGGCAACGAACGCGTGCTGGACGTGGGTTGCGGCAGAGGGCTTCCGCTGATCTCGGTGGCCCGTCGGCTCATCAAAGGGCGAGCGACAGGCGTCGACGTTTGGCGGGATGTGGACCTTGCCAACAACCGGATGGAGCGAACGCTCGAGAACATCTCTATCGAGCGAGTGGGGAACCGAGCGGATGTTCGGGACGGCGATGCCCGAGAGCTTCCTTTCGAAGACGAGACCTTCGATGCGGTCGTGTCGAGTTGGGCCGTCCATAACATCGCGGTGCGGTCGGGGCGAATGCAAGCGATCCGCGAAATGGTTCGGGTGCTTCGTCCCGGAGGTTGGATCGGCATTCTCGATATCGAAGACACGAAGGATTACGTCAGCGAATTGCGGGCACTGGGGATGCTGTCCGTGACGCGAAAGGGTCCCAGCTTCTTGTTCTTGATCCCCACCTACCAGGTCACCGCATGGAAACCCGAGCCCGAACGAACTGGGGAAGAAGAAGCGGCGAAGGAAGAGGCCGTACCCGTGATGGCTTAGCCCTTAAAGAGGGCCTTGACGATGAACAATAGGTTGGCAGGACGTTCAGCGAGTCGCCGCGTGAAGTAGGGGTACCAACTCTCCCCAAACGGAACGTACACCCGCACGTTGTAGCCTTCGGAGAGCAACTTGGCCTGAAGGTCCCGGCGAATTCCGTAGAGCATTTGAAACTCGAAAACGCGCTTGTCGATCCCCTTCTCGGCAATGAACTTGAGGAGCGATTCGATGACCTTCGCATCGTGGGTGGCGATCGCCGGGTACTTGCCCTCGATGAGCAGCTTCTTCGATTGTTCTTCGAACGCCCGATCGACTTCAGCCTTGTCGGTGATCGCCACGCCGGCAGGTTCGAGGTAGGCGCCCTTGACCAACCGCAGACGTATTCCTTGCCGGACGCACCGATCGAGGTCCTCGCCGGTTCGGTGCAGGTAGGACTGAAGCACGGTGCCGGTGCAGGGAAACTCGGCGAAGACCTTTTCAACGAGTTGGAGCGTTCGTTCGGTATAGGCCGAGTGCTCCATATCGACTCGGACAAAGGTCTGCAGCTCGGCTGCGAGCCTTGTGACGCTGCGATAGTGTTCGAGCGCGACGTCGTCTCCTAGGTCGAGGCCGCATTGAGTGAGCTTGATGGAGATGTTCCCGCGTTCGACGGGCGACTCTCCTTCGGCGCCGAGGTAGCACGCTCGATCTA
The genomic region above belongs to Candidatus Nitrosymbiomonas proteolyticus and contains:
- a CDS encoding class I SAM-dependent methyltransferase — protein: MRSADYGIDAPNMQRALWILGALGVALAFAYPPLGQYTVYVGAAFLASALVMFWGSKVGKLKAVERMLNEFPWTGNERVLDVGCGRGLPLISVARRLIKGRATGVDVWRDVDLANNRMERTLENISIERVGNRADVRDGDARELPFEDETFDAVVSSWAVHNIAVRSGRMQAIREMVRVLRPGGWIGILDIEDTKDYVSELRALGMLSVTRKGPSFLFLIPTYQVTAWKPEPERTGEEEAAKEEAVPVMA
- a CDS encoding L-proline dehydrogenase, producing MLVRSLTLKIASWRFTEWLVRKTFLLRPLVRRFIAGESLESAIEIAQRLTSEGYWVTLDYLGENVRSREEAEAAALTFQAMLRRLSASCASGPTPVDRACYLGAEGESPVERGNISIKLTQCGLDLGDDVALEHYRSVTRLAAELQTFVRVDMEHSAYTERTLQLVEKVFAEFPCTGTVLQSYLHRTGEDLDRCVRQGIRLRLVKGAYLEPAGVAITDKAEVDRAFEEQSKKLLIEGKYPAIATHDAKVIESLLKFIAEKGIDKRVFEFQMLYGIRRDLQAKLLSEGYNVRVYVPFGESWYPYFTRRLAERPANLLFIVKALFKG